The sequence CCAGCGTCGGCGGGTCGACACCGGGACGCATCATCGACGATGACGCACCGCCCGTGCGGGTCTCGGGTGGCTCGGTGATCGAGGGGCCCGGCGCGTCGATCACCTTCACCGTGACCCCCACCCGCCCCTCGCCGTTCGACGTCTCGGTCCCGTACGCCACCGTCGACGGTTCGGCCACCGCCGGATCCGACTACACCGGCGTCGCGGGCACCCTCCAGTTCAGCGCCGGGAGCACGGCCCCCCAGACGGTCACCGTGCCGGTGCTCGAGGACGCGCTCGACGAGGGCGACACCGAGTCGTTCAGCCTGGAGGTCACCCAGTACGACGGCCAGGTCGTGGCCGTCGGTGGAACGATCGTCGACGACGACGGTGACGCCCCGGCCGACTACACGGTGCCCGGGTTCGCCATCGGCGACGTGTCGATCACCGAGTCCGATCAGGGCGACCTGAACGCCAACGTCACCGTCCGCCTGAGCGGCCCGGCCGCGGTCGCCTCGCAGGTGCAGTACCGCACCATCGCCCGCACCGCCACCGCCGGGGTGGACTTCGCCCAGAAGACCGGCACGCTCAAGTTCGGCATCGGCGAGGTGGCCAAGACCGTCACCGTGAAGATCAAGCCCGACCTGCTGGCCGAGGCCGACGAGAGCTTCACCGTCGAGTTGCGCAACCCGGTCGGCTACCCGATCCAGGACCCGCTGGGCACGGTCACCATCGTCGACAACGACGCTTCGACCGCCCCGTGCTGCGTCGCCACCGTCGCCGGCACGGCGGTGTGGGAGGGCGACACCGGGCTCGGCTCCGTGCTGGTGAACGTGTCGCTGAACCGGCCGGCCACCGCGCCGCTGACGGTGAAGGTCGCCACCGCGCCCGGCACCGCCACCGCCCTCGACTTCAACAGCCTGGCCAAGAACGTGACCTTCCAGGCCGGCCAGCAGCGCAAGACCGTCAAGGTGACCATCCGCCACGACAACCTCCGGGAGGGTGACGAGCAGGCCACGGTCAACCTCACGGCGGTGAGCGGGCCGGTCACCATCGGCACGCCGTCGGCCCACCTGGTGATCCTCGACGACGACCACCAGCCCTCCGCGCCCGAGAACCTGGCGGCGGCGCCCGACCCCGACGGGCTCGGGCTGGTGACCGTCACCTGGGACCCACCGGCGAGCGGGCTGGCCCCACCGTTGGCCCCGTGGCGCTACGACGTGCGGGTCTCGACCGATCACGGCGCCACCTGGGGCCCGTGGCAGCCCACCGGCACCGGCGCCGGCCGCAGCCTGGTGCACGACTGCGGCGCCGGGGTCACCTGCACCTACCAGGTCCGGGCGTACAACAGCCGTGGGGTCGGCGACCCGAGCGCGCCCGCCGACGGCGTGGGCTACGCCGACACGGCGGCGCCCTCCCCGTCGCTGGTCACGCCGGTCGACGGTGCCAACCGCGACTCGTGGACCGCGCTGACCTACGCCGGCGATCTCGGGCTCGAGCGGGGTGACCACCCTGCGGTGGACGTGTCCATCCGGCAGGGAGCCACGGTCGTGCAGAGCTTTCCCGGCATGGTGTCCGGCGGGAGCTGGATCGCCACCGCCCCCGCTCCGCTGCCCCCGGGCATCTACACCGCGGTGGTCGAGCAGTCCGACTGGGTGGGCCTCGTTGGCAGCGACTCGGTGGTCTTCGAGGTCCGCGACGCCGTCTTCGTGTCCGAACGGGGCGACAACGCGGCACCCGGCTCGGCGGCCGCGCCGAAGCTCACCGTGCCGGCCGCGATGGCCGCTGCCGCGGCCGCGGGCCGGCCGCAGGTGGCGGTCGGCGCCGGGTCCTACAACGTCGGCGCAGGCCTCAGCCTGGCCAGCGGGGTGCGCCTGATGGGCGGCTTCGACCAGTACCGGGGCTGGTCGCGGCCGGGCACCGCCGGTGCGCCGGGCACGGCCGACAACACGCTCACCACCTTGCGGGGTGCGCCCCAGGCCGCGCTGGCCAGCGGCGCGGTGACCGCGACCGTGGACGGCCTGACTCTGCAGGGCACCAACAGCGGCCTCGGCGCCGGGGCCTCTGTGTACGGGCTGCGGGCCGTGAACGGCGCGCACGTCACCTTGACCAACGTCCGGACCCGGGCGGAGGCCGGCCTGCCGGGCACCGATGGCGCGCACGGCGCCAACGGGGTCAACGGCAC is a genomic window of Rhabdothermincola sediminis containing:
- a CDS encoding Calx-beta domain-containing protein, producing MRRKLAVVLTFALASTGLAIGSSILPTDAATTPVTTPMNCTANTPIGSVAVSQDVTVTTTAPDGVENDTVFTVSSASDTTQAPSSASGFTVNSLRDLRMNIPIAANAVYVSHSLGADGIMPPGAGTPSLTYNAGANRLELSVPGPIPGGATFRIPTINTVLRAAGPAFATIQPKLSFFTTTVNVNFPSPIGASDVVTTCTPVAPVPALSTTTIIPPDVTAPTATIITPASGATYGLGQVVNASYSCSDPSPGSGVASCTGAVPNGSPIDTSSVGTKSFTVTAVDNKGNSSTTSTTYTVADVPAVSVRGGSVVEGSAPGAGGQLAFEVSLSKPSLSTVTLDYATVDGTAVAPGDYAPVTGSLTFTPGGSLSQTVLVDVAADLTFEETESLSLQITDTHGSASVGGSTPGRIIDDDAPPVRVSGGSVIEGPGASITFTVTPTRPSPFDVSVPYATVDGSATAGSDYTGVAGTLQFSAGSTAPQTVTVPVLEDALDEGDTESFSLEVTQYDGQVVAVGGTIVDDDGDAPADYTVPGFAIGDVSITESDQGDLNANVTVRLSGPAAVASQVQYRTIARTATAGVDFAQKTGTLKFGIGEVAKTVTVKIKPDLLAEADESFTVELRNPVGYPIQDPLGTVTIVDNDASTAPCCVATVAGTAVWEGDTGLGSVLVNVSLNRPATAPLTVKVATAPGTATALDFNSLAKNVTFQAGQQRKTVKVTIRHDNLREGDEQATVNLTAVSGPVTIGTPSAHLVILDDDHQPSAPENLAAAPDPDGLGLVTVTWDPPASGLAPPLAPWRYDVRVSTDHGATWGPWQPTGTGAGRSLVHDCGAGVTCTYQVRAYNSRGVGDPSAPADGVGYADTAAPSPSLVTPVDGANRDSWTALTYAGDLGLERGDHPAVDVSIRQGATVVQSFPGMVSGGSWIATAPAPLPPGIYTAVVEQSDWVGLVGSDSVVFEVRDAVFVSERGDNAAPGSAAAPKLTVPAAMAAAAAAGRPQVAVGAGSYNVGAGLSLASGVRLMGGFDQYRGWSRPGTAGAPGTADNTLTTLRGAPQAALASGAVTATVDGLTLQGTNSGLGAGASVYGLRAVNGAHVTLTNVRTRAEAGLPGTDGAHGANGVNGTAGAEGGTGWENCYTVPGRPPSPGGPGGSGAAAGGAGGSAPCPTP